Genomic DNA from Amycolatopsis alba DSM 44262:
CGCCGGGGTGGGGAAGTCCGGCTGCCCGGCGCCGAACCCGATCACCGGGCGGCCCTGCGCCTTGAGCTCCCTGGCCTTCGCGTCGACGGCCAGCGTGGCCGACGGCGTGATGGCACCGATGCGGGCCGAGACCCGTGAAGCCGCCGAAGACGAGGGTGCGGGAGCGCTCATGGCGACATCGTGGCACGATCATGGGGTCGGCCGTGGGGAGTTTCCCCGCGGAAGGCTGCTCCGCGCCGCTTTGAGGGGCGCGGTTGCGAAGCTGTTCGGGGGTTGCCGTAGACTTCTGGTCTCGGAACGCACTACGGTCATCCCCGCCACGGCGGTGGGGACGATGGAATGCGTCCTCGGGAGCTCCAGAGCATCGGGGCTCCAAAGGGGTGTAGCTCAATTGGCAGAGCAGCGGTCTCCAAAACCGCAGGTTGCAGGTTCAAGTCCTGTCACCCCTGCGTAAGCGAACTGGTGAAGGCGGAGGAGTGGTCGTGAGCGACAGCGACGCCAGCGGTGAGAAGGCGCAGGACGGCGCCGGGCAGAAGCCCGACGAACAGTCCCGCCCGGTGACCGCCGCTGCCCGGCGTGAGCGCCGTGCGTCCGCGCGCCCGTCCGGTAAGGCCGACGCCAAGTCGGACGACAAGACCCGCCCCGCCGGCAAGGCGAAGGCCGGGGACAAGACCGAGAAGTCCAAGGACGCCAAGGGCACGGCGACCCCGAAGCGCGACCGCAAGCCGAAGCAGGCGTCGATCTTCGCCCGGCTGATGCGCTTCATCCGCGAAGTCTGGGCCGAGCTGCGCAAGGTCATCTGGCCGAACCGCAAGCAGATGGTCACCTACACCGCGGTGGTGCTGGTCTTCGTGGTGTTCATGGTGGCGCTGGTGAGCGGCCTCGACCTGGCCTTCAAAGAGGTCGTCGGTGCCGTCTTCGGCAGCTGAGGCAGCCGGTAGCGGTGCTTGAGCGCACCGCACGGTGGCCTGCGCCACGGCAACCGATCAACTGAGAGGACGGAACGTGACCTCCGACAACGGCACAGCAGCCGGTCATGAGCTGACCGAGCTTTCCGACGAGCAGGTGCACGCGGCACTCGGCGACGAGCAGTCCGAGCACCTGGACTCCGTCGAGGTGCCCGCCGCAGGCGACGAGGTCGACGAAGCCGGAGATGTCGCGGAGGCCGATGAGGCGTCCGACGAGACCGACGACAACGCAGCCGACGACACCGCCGCCGAGCCCGTCGAGGCCGAGGCCGACGAGGACGTCGACCCGGTCGCGAAGCTGCGCGCGGAACTCAACGCCGCTCCCGGTGAGTGGTACGTCGTGCATTCGTACGCGGGTTACGAGAACAAGGTGAAGACCAACCTCGAGACCCGTACCCAGACGCTGGACGTCGAGGACTACATCTTCCAGATCGAGGTCCCGACCGAAGAGGTCACCGAGATCAAGAACGGCCAGCGCAAGCAGGTGCAGCGCAAGGTGCTGCCCGGCTACATCCTGGTCCGGATGGACCTGAACGACGCCTCGTGGAGCGCGGTGCGCAACACCCCTGGTGTCACCGGGTTCGTCGGCGCCACGTCGCGTCCGTCGCCGCTGACCGTGGACGAGGTGCTCAAGTTCCTCGCGCCCAAGGTCGAGACGGCCGCCCCCGCCAAGTCCGGCAAGGGCGAGTCCTCCTCCGCCGAGTCCCAGCTGGGCGCCCCCGCGGTCGAGGTCGACTTCGAGATCGGCGAGTCGGTCACCGTCATGGACGGCCCGTTCGCGACGCTGCCCGCGACGATCTCCGAGGTCAACGTGGACGGACAGAAGCTGAAGGTCCTGGTGTCGATCTTCGGCCGGGAGACCCCGGTCGAGCTGTCGTTCAACCAGGTCTCCAAGATCTGACGGCCGCCAGACGGCCGGCAGTCCCCGCGTACTGGCAGGTGTGCGGGGGACTCAAGTCAGTAAGAAGGAA
This window encodes:
- the secE gene encoding preprotein translocase subunit SecE gives rise to the protein MVVSDSDASGEKAQDGAGQKPDEQSRPVTAAARRERRASARPSGKADAKSDDKTRPAGKAKAGDKTEKSKDAKGTATPKRDRKPKQASIFARLMRFIREVWAELRKVIWPNRKQMVTYTAVVLVFVVFMVALVSGLDLAFKEVVGAVFGS
- the nusG gene encoding transcription termination/antitermination protein NusG, with product MTSDNGTAAGHELTELSDEQVHAALGDEQSEHLDSVEVPAAGDEVDEAGDVAEADEASDETDDNAADDTAAEPVEAEADEDVDPVAKLRAELNAAPGEWYVVHSYAGYENKVKTNLETRTQTLDVEDYIFQIEVPTEEVTEIKNGQRKQVQRKVLPGYILVRMDLNDASWSAVRNTPGVTGFVGATSRPSPLTVDEVLKFLAPKVETAAPAKSGKGESSSAESQLGAPAVEVDFEIGESVTVMDGPFATLPATISEVNVDGQKLKVLVSIFGRETPVELSFNQVSKI